A genomic region of Maridesulfovibrio bastinii DSM 16055 contains the following coding sequences:
- a CDS encoding CBS and ACT domain-containing protein, translated as MLVKHWMTREVVTLTPERSMMKAAKLLKEKNIGRLPIVNDDGELVGLVSDRDVKEASPSKATTLDMHELYYLLSEIKLKDIMTRKVLTVSEDDTIEKAAVILQEKKIGGLPVVDSENKCIGIITNTDVFKVLIEITGVRHGGVQMGLRLSNDPGFLSPVLDYLKDNKARVMSVLTSFEPIQENMRDVFIRIRDMDKADLNRLREGIAERFELMYWVRDSVNSLTK; from the coding sequence ATGCTTGTAAAACATTGGATGACTCGTGAAGTGGTTACCCTGACACCTGAGCGTTCCATGATGAAGGCCGCAAAGCTGTTGAAAGAAAAGAATATAGGCCGTCTGCCGATCGTTAACGATGATGGAGAACTGGTTGGCCTTGTTTCCGACAGGGATGTTAAAGAAGCATCTCCTTCCAAAGCTACTACTCTTGATATGCACGAGCTTTATTATCTTCTTTCTGAAATTAAGCTTAAAGATATCATGACCCGCAAGGTTCTTACTGTTTCTGAGGATGACACTATTGAAAAAGCCGCAGTAATTCTTCAGGAAAAGAAAATAGGTGGTTTACCGGTTGTTGATTCCGAAAACAAATGCATCGGAATTATTACCAATACTGATGTTTTCAAAGTGCTGATTGAAATTACCGGAGTGCGGCATGGCGGAGTTCAGATGGGGCTCAGGCTCTCAAATGATCCCGGATTTTTAAGTCCGGTTCTTGATTACCTCAAGGACAACAAAGCCCGGGTAATGTCCGTGCTGACTTCTTTTGAACCGATACAGGAAAACATGCGTGATGTTTTTATCCGTATCAGAGATATGGATAAGGCTGACCTGAACAGACTGCGTGAAGGAATCGCGGAACGTTTCGAACTCATGTACTGGGTTCGTGATTCTGTAAACAGCCTTACCAAGTAG
- a CDS encoding peptidase U32 family protein: MIKTKKPELLCPAGNMEKLETALIYGADAVYFGAGNLNLRSQGAGFGWEELPEALKKISDAGASSYFCLNAYPREKDLDSVRADLDKLAESTPDGLIVADPGVALLARKTLPEVPLHISTQANTGNSESVRFWKEFGATRVNLARELSALDIRDIAEKCPDTELEIFVHGAMCMALSGRCFMSAWMNNRSANMGRCTHPCRFEYKATGIRVEEKTRPGEVFWESVEDEDFTTIYAAEDLCLIRYIKFFTDLGIAALKIEGRTKSSSYLAQAVDVYRTSIDAVSGGGHLPKEAVPELRNVSTRPLSTGFLRKNNPSRVALPPESGEKRPVLARLLEKRGDDSWLVSVKSRWEESRNVTVIAPALSRPSIATGSYSFEKLNGEKVDTVHSGTEALLRCDSAELQQGYFIRLGE, translated from the coding sequence ATGATAAAAACAAAAAAGCCCGAGCTTCTCTGTCCTGCAGGAAATATGGAGAAGCTGGAAACAGCTTTAATATACGGAGCTGATGCTGTTTATTTTGGTGCAGGTAATCTTAATCTGCGTTCACAGGGAGCCGGATTCGGCTGGGAAGAGTTGCCGGAAGCTCTCAAAAAAATTTCCGATGCCGGAGCAAGCTCGTATTTCTGTCTGAATGCTTATCCGCGGGAGAAGGATCTTGATTCTGTTCGCGCCGATCTTGATAAACTGGCGGAATCAACTCCGGATGGCTTAATTGTAGCTGACCCCGGTGTCGCTCTGCTGGCCCGAAAGACCCTGCCTGAAGTTCCGCTTCACATCAGCACTCAGGCCAACACCGGAAACAGCGAGTCTGTACGCTTCTGGAAAGAATTCGGAGCGACAAGGGTCAATCTTGCCCGTGAATTAAGTGCTCTTGATATTCGCGATATTGCTGAGAAGTGTCCTGATACGGAGCTTGAAATATTTGTACACGGGGCCATGTGCATGGCTTTGTCAGGCCGCTGCTTCATGAGTGCGTGGATGAATAACCGCAGTGCCAATATGGGCAGGTGTACCCATCCATGCCGATTTGAGTACAAGGCCACAGGGATAAGGGTTGAAGAAAAGACCAGACCCGGAGAAGTTTTCTGGGAATCGGTTGAAGATGAGGACTTCACTACCATCTATGCTGCTGAAGATTTGTGCCTGATTAGGTATATTAAATTTTTTACTGATCTCGGCATCGCAGCTTTGAAGATTGAAGGCAGAACTAAAAGTTCGTCCTATCTGGCACAGGCTGTGGATGTCTACAGAACTTCCATTGATGCTGTTTCAGGTGGCGGACATCTGCCAAAGGAAGCTGTTCCTGAGTTGCGCAATGTTTCAACCAGACCTTTGAGCACGGGATTTTTAAGAAAAAATAATCCGTCGAGAGTGGCCCTGCCGCCTGAGTCCGGAGAGAAAAGACCTGTTCTGGCTCGCCTTCTGGAAAAACGCGGTGATGACAGCTGGCTTGTTTCCGTAAAAAGCCGTTGGGAAGAAAGTAGAAATGTGACTGTAATAGCCCCTGCTTTGAGCAGACCTTCTATAGCAACGGGTTCGTATTCCTTTGAAAAATTAAATGGCGAAAAAGTCGATACAGTACATTCCGGTACGGAAGCTCTGCTGCGTTGTGATTCTGCTGAATTGCAGCAGGGATATTTTATTCGTCTCGGTGAATAG
- a CDS encoding Trm112 family protein → MALNKELIEILVCPKCKGDLSLFEDESGFECEKCKVVYPVKDEIPIMLIDEAIPSDRWKQEKK, encoded by the coding sequence ATGGCACTCAATAAAGAATTGATTGAAATTCTGGTCTGCCCTAAATGCAAGGGCGACCTTTCCCTCTTCGAAGACGAATCCGGCTTTGAGTGTGAAAAATGCAAGGTTGTCTATCCGGTTAAGGATGAAATCCCCATCATGCTTATTGATGAGGCCATTCCTTCGGACAGATGGAAACAAGAAAAAAAATAG
- a CDS encoding FKBP-type peptidyl-prolyl cis-trans isomerase: MSQAKDGDKVRVHYKGSLEDGTVFDSSYERNEPLEITLGQGMLIPGFEKAVVGLQAGEKVSATIAPAEGYGDYHDEYTFEVERGQIPPDITPEVGMMLQVNTDQGVTNVTIKSVTDEKVILDGNHPLAGQTMLFDIELVEIM, translated from the coding sequence ATGTCTCAGGCCAAAGACGGCGATAAGGTCCGCGTCCACTACAAAGGTTCTCTCGAAGATGGAACTGTTTTCGACTCTTCCTACGAAAGAAATGAACCTCTTGAAATTACTCTCGGACAGGGAATGCTCATTCCCGGTTTTGAAAAGGCTGTAGTTGGACTTCAGGCCGGAGAAAAAGTAAGCGCTACAATCGCCCCTGCAGAGGGTTACGGCGACTACCACGACGAATACACCTTCGAGGTGGAAAGAGGACAGATTCCGCCGGATATCACCCCGGAAGTAGGTATGATGCTTCAGGTAAACACTGATCAGGGTGTGACCAACGTAACCATCAAATCCGTCACCGATGAAAAAGTTATTCTCGACGGTAACCACCCTCTGGCTGGCCAGACCATGCTTTTCGACATTGAGCTTGTTGAAATCATGTAA
- a CDS encoding PHP domain-containing protein, whose product MPGVDLHTHSTASDGTLTPSELVKAAKDAGLAAVALTDHDTVSGLPEALEAGKKYGIEVIPGCELSVSYDRGIMHIVGLWIDPYAPCLSEAFSRLVNSREIRNRELVEKLTAVGYPVTYEEVEALATGTLGRPHFARALVHHGYVHSIEEAFQKLLGKDGKAYVPKIKITAEDGIALLNSAGATAVLAHPCLLGVDDAQLDVELERLKGYGLEAIEVYYTSHTLEMTSAYKKAARKFGLLPSGGSDFHGSVKPEIRIGKGTGKLFVHHSVLDDLKALRQSKGLSVNF is encoded by the coding sequence ATGCCCGGAGTAGATTTGCATACTCATTCAACTGCGTCTGATGGAACTCTGACCCCTTCCGAACTTGTTAAAGCCGCCAAGGATGCCGGACTTGCTGCTGTAGCTCTTACTGATCATGATACTGTTTCAGGGCTGCCTGAAGCGCTGGAGGCCGGTAAAAAGTATGGCATTGAGGTTATACCCGGCTGTGAACTCAGTGTAAGCTATGACAGGGGAATAATGCATATTGTCGGATTATGGATTGACCCTTATGCACCCTGCCTGTCCGAGGCTTTCAGCAGACTTGTAAACTCAAGAGAGATCCGTAATAGAGAACTGGTTGAAAAGCTGACGGCTGTTGGTTATCCGGTCACTTATGAAGAAGTTGAGGCCCTTGCTACCGGAACTCTGGGGCGACCTCATTTTGCCAGAGCACTTGTACATCATGGATATGTGCACAGTATTGAGGAAGCTTTTCAAAAGCTGCTGGGCAAAGATGGCAAAGCCTATGTTCCTAAAATTAAGATTACTGCTGAAGATGGGATAGCTCTTCTCAACAGTGCCGGGGCAACTGCTGTGTTAGCTCATCCCTGCCTTCTCGGAGTTGATGACGCCCAGCTTGATGTTGAGCTTGAAAGGTTGAAAGGATACGGCCTTGAAGCCATTGAAGTTTATTACACATCCCATACTCTTGAGATGACCTCTGCATACAAAAAAGCAGCCCGGAAGTTCGGCCTTCTCCCAAGCGGGGGGTCTGACTTTCACGGGTCAGTTAAACCCGAGATAAGAATCGGTAAAGGTACCGGAAAACTTTTTGTTCATCACAGTGTGCTTGACGACCTTAAAGCTCTGAGGCAATCCAAGGGGCTTTCAGTCAATTTTTAA